The following proteins are encoded in a genomic region of Phycisphaerales bacterium AB-hyl4:
- a CDS encoding ANTAR domain-containing response regulator, whose translation MADPPVRVMVIDEHPDRAAALESALRSAGYTIVSSTGPGDFLPQRVRETKADVVLIDVDAPDRDTLEQVQAIHRDAPRPIVMFSANQDRRTIEQAIDAGVSAYIVERIDRAQVQPIIEVAIAQFRRFQALRDELEKARTSLTQRKLVDRAKGILMSQRNLTEPEAYRALQKLAMDRKRLLVDVARDVIDMAHLLSSEAEAKP comes from the coding sequence ATGGCCGACCCTCCCGTGCGAGTGATGGTGATTGATGAGCATCCCGACCGCGCAGCGGCGCTGGAGTCGGCGTTACGCAGCGCGGGATACACCATCGTCAGCAGCACCGGCCCGGGCGACTTCCTGCCGCAGCGCGTCCGCGAGACTAAGGCCGACGTCGTCCTCATCGACGTCGACGCCCCCGACCGCGACACGCTCGAACAGGTCCAGGCCATCCATCGCGACGCCCCTCGGCCGATCGTCATGTTCAGCGCCAACCAGGATCGCCGAACCATCGAACAGGCCATCGACGCCGGCGTGTCCGCATACATCGTCGAGCGCATCGACCGTGCACAGGTGCAGCCGATCATCGAGGTCGCCATTGCGCAGTTCCGCCGCTTCCAGGCATTGCGCGATGAACTGGAGAAGGCCCGCACCTCGTTAACCCAGCGCAAGCTCGTCGACCGCGCGAAAGGCATCCTCATGTCACAACGAAACCTTACCGAGCCCGAAGCGTACCGGGCATTGCAAAAGCTCGCGATGGACCGCAAGCGCCTGCTGGTCGACGTCGCCCGGGATGTGATTGACATGGCGCATCTATTGTCCAGCGAAGCGGAGGCGAAGCCATGA
- a CDS encoding MFS transporter, with amino-acid sequence MELKGKATRLWSDFHRLDKPQIRAFHLSWFAFFLCFFAWFGIAPLMPIVRDELGLTAQQIGWTIVASVAITVLARLFIGWACDRYGPRLAYSGLLVFCAFPVMGIGLAQSFETFLIARLLIGVIGASFVITQYHTSIMFAPNLVGTANATSAGWGNLGGGVTQFAMPVVFAFFVTILGFSEAVGWRLAMVSAGVVCLLVGIAYFFFTQDAPEGNYRDLRARGKLADAKSTRGTFRLACKDHRVWALAIIYAACFGIELTINNVAALYFADYFGMGLTTAGIAAACFGLMNIFARTLGGMFGDRFGLKWGLKGRVTWLFIALFAEGIALMFFSQMTWLPLAIATLIVFSLFCQMAEGATFAVVPFVNKKALGSISGIVGAGGNVGAVSAGFLFAGAIDWSTALLILGALVTCCSFLAFAVRFSPAMEREAWEDLQGELARSEADDENAPAGMPLPA; translated from the coding sequence ATGGAATTAAAAGGCAAAGCGACCCGACTCTGGTCTGATTTTCATCGACTCGACAAGCCACAGATCCGCGCGTTTCACCTGTCATGGTTCGCCTTTTTCCTCTGCTTTTTCGCATGGTTCGGCATCGCGCCGCTGATGCCCATCGTCCGCGATGAGTTGGGCCTGACCGCGCAGCAGATCGGGTGGACGATCGTGGCGTCGGTCGCGATCACCGTGCTCGCCCGCCTGTTCATCGGCTGGGCCTGCGACCGTTACGGGCCGAGGTTGGCGTACTCCGGGCTGCTGGTGTTCTGCGCGTTTCCGGTGATGGGCATCGGCCTGGCGCAGAGCTTTGAAACGTTCCTGATCGCACGCCTGCTCATCGGCGTGATTGGCGCGTCGTTCGTCATCACGCAGTATCACACGTCGATCATGTTCGCGCCCAACCTGGTCGGCACGGCCAACGCGACCAGTGCCGGGTGGGGCAACCTCGGCGGCGGCGTCACGCAGTTTGCCATGCCGGTGGTGTTCGCCTTCTTCGTCACCATCCTCGGCTTCAGCGAGGCGGTCGGCTGGCGGTTAGCCATGGTCTCCGCTGGCGTGGTGTGTCTGCTGGTGGGCATTGCTTACTTTTTCTTCACGCAGGACGCGCCGGAGGGCAACTACCGTGACCTTCGCGCACGGGGCAAGCTGGCTGACGCGAAGAGCACGCGCGGCACGTTCCGGCTGGCGTGCAAGGACCATCGCGTTTGGGCGCTGGCGATCATCTACGCGGCCTGCTTCGGTATTGAGTTGACGATTAACAATGTGGCGGCACTCTACTTCGCTGACTACTTCGGAATGGGCCTGACCACTGCGGGCATCGCGGCAGCGTGCTTCGGGTTGATGAATATCTTCGCCCGCACGCTCGGCGGGATGTTCGGCGACCGGTTCGGATTGAAATGGGGGCTGAAGGGGCGCGTGACCTGGCTGTTCATCGCGCTGTTCGCGGAAGGCATCGCGCTGATGTTCTTCTCGCAGATGACGTGGCTGCCGCTGGCGATCGCGACGTTGATTGTCTTCAGCCTGTTCTGCCAGATGGCGGAGGGGGCGACGTTCGCTGTCGTGCCGTTTGTGAATAAGAAGGCGCTGGGCTCGATCTCCGGCATCGTCGGCGCGGGGGGCAATGTGGGTGCGGTGTCGGCTGGCTTCCTGTTCGCCGGGGCAATCGACTGGTCGACGGCGCTGCTCATCCTCGGCGCGCTGGTGACGTGCTGTTCGTTCCTTGCGTTTGCTGTGCGTTTCTCGCCCGCCATGGAACGCGAAGCGTGGGAAGACCTTCAAGGCGAACTGGCCCGCTCGGAAGCGGACGACGAAAACGCGCCTGCCGGGATGCCGCTGCCTGCGTGA